The following coding sequences are from one Carassius gibelio isolate Cgi1373 ecotype wild population from Czech Republic chromosome B7, carGib1.2-hapl.c, whole genome shotgun sequence window:
- the tradd gene encoding tumor necrosis factor receptor type 1-associated DEATH domain protein, which translates to MDSIDTKRLCDSNGYDGAFSGCAVLFLGCSSPTHNLLSLYKDGQGKFTLFKVIKLTLIDSVGGLEGYEILKLHDADPFLGVELKFMAMPPCQRFLESYACGSLAQFLSQHASRLLTIPDGAVMETQIKAGMHTLDQSLQDVEMCLEHIRQSQPVRLRDDEVTQLEQQLQNSFGPPSQPPQELPRNCFLFQKRVFDDRPLTSADQQRFAAHVGRDWKRVGRALQKNCRALKGPAIDNLAYEYEREGLYEQAYQLLGRFIQSEGRSAKLSRLISALEETKLTSIGEIMLGIQPRD; encoded by the exons ATGGACAGTATAGACACAAAG AGGTTATGTGACAGCAACGGCTATGATGGTGCATTTTCAGGGTGTGCTGTACTCTTCTTAGGGTGTAGCAGTCCAACACACAACCTTTTATCACTTTACAAAGATGGACAAGGGAAATTTACCCTGTTCAAAGTTATTAAACTCACCCTTATAG ATTCTGTTGGTGGACTGGAAGGGTATGAGATCCTGAAGCTGCATGATGCTGATCCTTTCCTTGGGGTGGAACTTAAATTCATGGCCATGCCTCCCTGTCAGCGATTCCTGGAGAGCTATGCATGTGGTTCGCTTGCTCAGTTTCTGTCCCAGCATGCCTCACGTCTTCTCACTATTCCTGATGGGGCTGTCATGGAAACACAAATCAAAGCCGGGATGCATACATTGGACCAAAGCCTTCAAGATGTAGAGATGTGTCTGGAGCACATACGTCAATCGCag CCTGTGCGTTTGCGAGATGATGAAGTCACGCAGTTGGAGCAGCAGCTGCAGAACAGCTTTGGTCCTCCCAGTCAACCGCCGCAGGAGCTGCCCAGGAACTGCTTTCTGTTTCAGAAAAGAGTTTTTG ACGATAGGCCTTTGACTTCAGCAGACCAGCAGAGGTTTGCTGCTCATGTGGGACGGGATTGGAAACGAGTGGGACGGGCTTTACAAAAGAACTGCCGTGCCCTAAAAGGCCCTGCTATCGACAATCTCGCCTATGAGTATGAGAGGGAAGGGCTTTATGAACAGGCCTATCAACTGCTTGGACGTTTCATCCAATCAGAGGGCAGGAGTGCCAAACTGAGCCGTCTTATCAGTGCACTTGAGGAGACAAAACTGACAAGCATTGGAGAGATCATGCTGGGCATCCAGCCACGAGATTGA
- the LOC127961813 gene encoding putative sodium-coupled neutral amino acid transporter 8 isoform X3, translating into MEELARESIRSISLLSRPARGSDVPRLGSFGAIFIMLKSALGAGLLNFPWAFKKAGGVNTAIGVEMVSLVFLISGLVILGYASSISRQKTYHDVVREVCGQRIGHLCGFCFVFNLFMISVAFLVVVQDQLDKLCLSLYETVTGNTEEEMPNHWYTDHRFALFVVCLIIILPLSVPKEIGIQKYTSVLGTLAATYLSVAVIAKYYLKDEHTADLTPEHSQGLDSWASMFSVVPTICFGFQCHEACVTIYSSMENKKITHWVFISVTSMIFCLIIYTLTGVFGFLTFGRQVASDILMSYPGNDVVMIIARLLFGVSIITIYPIILLLGRAVSHFCHADRAYKSQDESSLDGLGCGDRPYWSFYLWPEHIYSCYGADAQVLIFVMVFINWNIIVLTKCVYLFD; encoded by the exons ATGGAGGAACTGGCCCGAGAGAGTATCCGCAGCATCAGTCTGCTGTCCAGGCCTGCGCGGGGCTCGGACGTCCCGCGACTCGGATCGTTTGGGGCCATTTTCATCATGCTCAAATCAGCCCTCGGCGCGGGACTCCTTAACTTTCCATGGGCTTTTAAGAAGGCTGGTGGCGTGAACACAGCCATTGGTGTGGAGATG GTGTCTCTGGTTTTTCTCATAAGTGGGTTGGTCATTCTCGGCTATGCCTCGTCAATCAGTCGGCAGAAGACGTATCATGATGTGGTACGAGAGGTGTGTGGACAGAGGATCGGCCATCTGTGTGGGTTCTGCTTTGTTTTCAACCTCTTCATGATCTCTGTGGCCTTTTTGGTGGTTGTGCAGGATCAGCTGGATAAGT tgtgtctgtctctgtatgAGACCGTGACGGGAAATACAGAAGAAGAGATGCCAAATCATTGGTACACAGATCACCGTTTTGCACTCTTTGTCGTGTGCCTCATTATCATCCTTCCACTCTCTGTACCCAAAGAGATCGGCATCCAGAAATACACCAG TGTATTGGGGACTCTGGCTGCTACATACCTGAGTGTAGCTGTTATCGCAAAATATTATCTAAAAGATGAGCACACAGCAGACCTCACACCAGAGCATAGTCAAGG ATTGGACTCGTGGGCCTCAATGTTCAGTGTGGTCCCTACTATCTGTTTTGGTTTCCAG TGTCATGAAGCTTGTGTTACTATATACAGCAGCATGGAAAACAAAAAGATTACACACTGGGTTTTCATCTCAGTCACTTCTATGATTTTCTGCCTGATTATTTATACTCTCACAG GTGTGTTTGGTTTTCTTACATTTGGACGACAAGTAGCCTCAGATATTCTGATGTCATATCCTGGAAATGATGTAGTGATGATTATTGCTAGGCTGCTGTTTGGGGTTTCGATCATCACCATCTATCCTATAATACTGCTGCTGGGAAG gGCTGTGTCTCATTTTTGCCATGCAGACAGAGCCTATAAATCACAGGATGAG AGCTCTCTTGACGGGTTGGGGTGTGGTGACCGTCCTTACTGGAGCTTTTATCTTTGGCCAGAGCACATCTATAGCTGTTATGGAGCTGATGCACAAGTTTTAATCTTCGTCATGGTCTTCATCAATTGGAATATCATTGTCTtgacaaaatgtgtttatttatttgattga
- the LOC127961814 gene encoding exosome complex component MTR3, with product MPVDTKRIRGPEESQSPLFFLSPDKAPKASSRQGVRGNGEVRPMFARCGLISQAKGSAYLEAGNTKIICSVYGPREIERKDETDMKSGRLVCDFRLAPFSCSKRGAWIQGSEERDLSQTLLESLQPGVCLHRYPRSQIEVNVMVLENDGSILAHAVTCASMALADGGIEMYDVVLGCTLRQNGNTCLVDPSYSEECGSWQEGYGENQGCVTVALLPNLNQVSGLNADGEMREDTLADAVRTCMDGCHKLYPVLQQAVTRAVKKKAPPPEK from the coding sequence ATGCCTGTTGACACAAAACGTATCCGTGGACCGGAGGAATCGCAGTCCccgcttttctttctttctccagaCAAAGCTCCCAAGGCCAGCAGCAGGCAAGGCGTCCGGGGGAACGGAGAGGTGCGGCCGATGTTTGCGCGATGCGGGCTGATTAGCCAGGCTAAGGGCTCCGCTTACCTCGAGGCTGGAAACACCAAGATTATATGCTCGGTGTACGGGCCGAGAGAAATTGAACGCAAGGACGAAACAGACATGAAATCCGGACGCCTTGTTTGCGACTTTAGGCTCGCGCCGTTTTCATGTTCGAAGCGGGGTGCTTGGATCCAAGGCAGTGAGGAAAGAGATCTGTCCCAGACTCTACTGGAGAGCTTGCAGCCAGGGGTTTGCCTACACAGATACCCGCGCTCTCAGATCGAGGTTAATGTCATGGTTCTGGAGAACGACGGCTCGATCCTCGCGCACGCGGTGACATGCGCCTCCATGGCCCTGGCGGATGGCGGTATTGAGATGTATGATGTGGTGCTGGGTTGTACGCTGCGGCAGAATGGAAACACTTGTCTCGTTGACCCTTCATACTCAGAGGAGTGTGGGAGCTGGCAGGAGGGTTACGGGGAGAACCAGGGATGTGTCACCGTGGCTCTGCTTCCCAATCTGAATCAAGTGTCTGGTCTGAACGCGGACGGAGAGATGCGGGAAGACACACTGGCCGATGCTGTGAGAACCTGCATGGATGGCTGTCACAAACTCTATCCGGTGCTACAGCAAGCTGTGACGCGGGCTGTCAAGAAGAAAGCTCCTCCACCCGAAAAATAG
- the LOC127961817 gene encoding metallothionein: protein MDQCDSSKSGSCDCGQNCKCTDCKCAHTKKSSGSCPSVCSKDKKGCESACKDKEKSCDTHCCK, encoded by the exons ATGGACCAGTGTGACAGTTCTAAAT CTGGATCTTGCGACTGCGGGCAAAACTGCAAATGCACCGACTGCAAGTGCGCACATACCAAGAAAA GTAGCGGCAGTTGTCCATCTGTATGCAGTAAGGACAAGAAGGGCTGCGAGAGCGCGTGCAAGGACAAGGAGAAATCGTGCGACACACACTGCTGCAAATGA
- the LOC127961813 gene encoding putative sodium-coupled neutral amino acid transporter 8 isoform X1 has translation MEELARESIRSISLLSRPARGSDVPRLGSFGAIFIMLKSALGAGLLNFPWAFKKAGGVNTAIGVEMVSLVFLISGLVILGYASSISRQKTYHDVVREVCGQRIGHLCGFCFVFNLFMISVAFLVVVQDQLDKLCLSLYETVTGNTEEEMPNHWYTDHRFALFVVCLIIILPLSVPKEIGIQKYTSVLGTLAATYLSVAVIAKYYLKDEHTADLTPEHSQGLDSWASMFSVVPTICFGFQCHEACVTIYSSMENKKITHWVFISVTSMIFCLIIYTLTGVFGFLTFGRQVASDILMSYPGNDVVMIIARLLFGVSIITIYPIILLLGRSVVLTQILRFWERRAIITSVFESRCRLILTILWITVTLLIAIYIPDMSEVISVIGGISAFFIFIFPGLCLIFAMQTEPINHRMRALLTGWGVVTVLTGAFIFGQSTSIAVMELMHKF, from the exons ATGGAGGAACTGGCCCGAGAGAGTATCCGCAGCATCAGTCTGCTGTCCAGGCCTGCGCGGGGCTCGGACGTCCCGCGACTCGGATCGTTTGGGGCCATTTTCATCATGCTCAAATCAGCCCTCGGCGCGGGACTCCTTAACTTTCCATGGGCTTTTAAGAAGGCTGGTGGCGTGAACACAGCCATTGGTGTGGAGATG GTGTCTCTGGTTTTTCTCATAAGTGGGTTGGTCATTCTCGGCTATGCCTCGTCAATCAGTCGGCAGAAGACGTATCATGATGTGGTACGAGAGGTGTGTGGACAGAGGATCGGCCATCTGTGTGGGTTCTGCTTTGTTTTCAACCTCTTCATGATCTCTGTGGCCTTTTTGGTGGTTGTGCAGGATCAGCTGGATAAGT tgtgtctgtctctgtatgAGACCGTGACGGGAAATACAGAAGAAGAGATGCCAAATCATTGGTACACAGATCACCGTTTTGCACTCTTTGTCGTGTGCCTCATTATCATCCTTCCACTCTCTGTACCCAAAGAGATCGGCATCCAGAAATACACCAG TGTATTGGGGACTCTGGCTGCTACATACCTGAGTGTAGCTGTTATCGCAAAATATTATCTAAAAGATGAGCACACAGCAGACCTCACACCAGAGCATAGTCAAGG ATTGGACTCGTGGGCCTCAATGTTCAGTGTGGTCCCTACTATCTGTTTTGGTTTCCAG TGTCATGAAGCTTGTGTTACTATATACAGCAGCATGGAAAACAAAAAGATTACACACTGGGTTTTCATCTCAGTCACTTCTATGATTTTCTGCCTGATTATTTATACTCTCACAG GTGTGTTTGGTTTTCTTACATTTGGACGACAAGTAGCCTCAGATATTCTGATGTCATATCCTGGAAATGATGTAGTGATGATTATTGCTAGGCTGCTGTTTGGGGTTTCGATCATCACCATCTATCCTATAATACTGCTGCTGGGAAG GTCAGTTGTTCTAACTCAAATATTGCGCTTTTGGGAACGACGGGCCATAATAACATCTGTGTTTGAGAGTCGGTGCCGTCTGATTCTAACAATTCTCTGGATCACTGTGACTCTCCTCATCGCCATCTACATACCAGACATGAGTGAGGTCATCAGCGTTATCGGTGGAATTAGcgctttctttatatttatttttcctg gGCTGTGTCTCATTTTTGCCATGCAGACAGAGCCTATAAATCACAGGATGAG AGCTCTCTTGACGGGTTGGGGTGTGGTGACCGTCCTTACTGGAGCTTTTATCTTTGGCCAGAGCACATCTATAGCTGTTATGGAGCTGATGCACAAGTTTTAA
- the LOC127962736 gene encoding guanine nucleotide-binding protein G(o) subunit alpha has product MGCTLSAEERAALDRSRAIEKNLKEDGISASKDVKLLLLGGGESGKSTIVKQMKIIHEDGFSGDDVKQFKPVVYSNTIQSLATILKAMETLGIEYADKARTADAKMVFDVVSRMEDTEPYSTELLTAMIHLWADAGTQACFSRSREYQLNDSAQYYLDCLQRIGSPDYLPTEQDILRTRVKTTGIVETHFSFKNLNFRLFDVGGQRSERKKWIHCFEDVTAIIFCVAMSGYDQMLHEDETTNRMHESLMLFDSICNNKFFVDTSIILFLNKKDLFGEKIVKSPLNICFPEYTGPNTFEAAAAYIQTQFESKNRSPNKEIYCHLTCATDTGNIQVVFDAVTDIIIANNLRGCGLY; this is encoded by the exons ATGGGATGCACGTTGAGTGCAGAGGAGCGCGCGGCTCTGGATCGGAGCAGAGCGATCGAGAAAAACCTCAAGGAAGACGGAATAAGCGCATCCAAAGATGTCAAATTACTGCTGCTGG GCGGAGGGGAGTCGGGGAAGAGCACCATCGTCAAACAGATGAA GATTATCCATGAAGATGGTTTCTCTGGAGACGACGTAAAGCAGTTTAAACCTGTGGTCTATAGCAACACCATTCAGAGTCTTGCCACCATCTTAAAAGCAATGGAAACTCTTGGTATAGAGTATGCAGACAAGGCCAGAACT GCAGATGCTAAGATGGTATTTGATGTGGTCAGTCGTATGGAAGACACAGAGCCATATTCAACAGAACTGCTGACTGCCATGATCCATCTGTGGGCTGATGCTGGAACTCAAGCTTGCTTTAGCCGCTCACGAGAGTATCAGCTCAACGACTCTGCCCAATA TTACCTAGACTGTTTGCAGCGCATTGGATCTCCTGATTACCTCCCCACTGAACAGGATATTCTTCGAACCCGAGTCAAAACCACTGGCATCGTTGAGACCCATTTTTCCTTCAAGAACCTTAACTTTAG GCTGTTTGATGTGGGGGGACAGAGATCAGAGAGGAAAAAATGGATTCACTGCTTTGAGGATGTGACAGCCATTATCTTCTGTGTGGCAATGAGTGGATATGACCAAATGCTCCATGAAGACGAAACCACG AACCGTATGCATGAGTCTCTGATGCTCTTTGACTCTATATGTAACAATAAGTTCTTTGTTGACACGTCCATCATCCTTTTCCTTAATAAGAAGGACCTTTTTGGAGAAAAGATTGTGAAATCTCCACTGAATATCTGCTTCCCAGAATACACAG GCCCAAATACATTCGAAGCGGCGGCTGCATATATACAGACTCAGTTTGAAAGTAAGAATCGCTCCCCTAACAAAGAGATCTACTGTCACCTGACCTGCGCTACAGACACAGGAAACATCCAAGTGGTCTTTGATGCTGTCACTGACATCATCATCGCCAATAACCTGCGTGGTTGTGGTCTCTACTGA
- the LOC127961813 gene encoding putative sodium-coupled neutral amino acid transporter 8 isoform X2, translated as MEELARESIRSISLLSRPARGSDVPRLGSFGAIFIMLKSALGAGLLNFPWAFKKAGGVNTAIGVEMVSLVFLISGLVILGYASSISRQKTYHDVVREVCGQRIGHLCGFCFVFNLFMISVAFLVVVQDQLDKLCLSLYETVTGNTEEEMPNHWYTDHRFALFVVCLIIILPLSVPKEIGIQKYTSVLGTLAATYLSVAVIAKYYLKDEHTADLTPEHSQGLDSWASMFSVVPTICFGFQCHEACVTIYSSMENKKITHWVFISVTSMIFCLIIYTLTGVFGFLTFGRQVASDILMSYPGNDVVMIIARLLFGVSIITIYPIILLLGRSVVLTQILRFWERRAIITSVFESRCRLILTILWITVTLLIAIYIPDMRLCLIFAMQTEPINHRMRALLTGWGVVTVLTGAFIFGQSTSIAVMELMHKF; from the exons ATGGAGGAACTGGCCCGAGAGAGTATCCGCAGCATCAGTCTGCTGTCCAGGCCTGCGCGGGGCTCGGACGTCCCGCGACTCGGATCGTTTGGGGCCATTTTCATCATGCTCAAATCAGCCCTCGGCGCGGGACTCCTTAACTTTCCATGGGCTTTTAAGAAGGCTGGTGGCGTGAACACAGCCATTGGTGTGGAGATG GTGTCTCTGGTTTTTCTCATAAGTGGGTTGGTCATTCTCGGCTATGCCTCGTCAATCAGTCGGCAGAAGACGTATCATGATGTGGTACGAGAGGTGTGTGGACAGAGGATCGGCCATCTGTGTGGGTTCTGCTTTGTTTTCAACCTCTTCATGATCTCTGTGGCCTTTTTGGTGGTTGTGCAGGATCAGCTGGATAAGT tgtgtctgtctctgtatgAGACCGTGACGGGAAATACAGAAGAAGAGATGCCAAATCATTGGTACACAGATCACCGTTTTGCACTCTTTGTCGTGTGCCTCATTATCATCCTTCCACTCTCTGTACCCAAAGAGATCGGCATCCAGAAATACACCAG TGTATTGGGGACTCTGGCTGCTACATACCTGAGTGTAGCTGTTATCGCAAAATATTATCTAAAAGATGAGCACACAGCAGACCTCACACCAGAGCATAGTCAAGG ATTGGACTCGTGGGCCTCAATGTTCAGTGTGGTCCCTACTATCTGTTTTGGTTTCCAG TGTCATGAAGCTTGTGTTACTATATACAGCAGCATGGAAAACAAAAAGATTACACACTGGGTTTTCATCTCAGTCACTTCTATGATTTTCTGCCTGATTATTTATACTCTCACAG GTGTGTTTGGTTTTCTTACATTTGGACGACAAGTAGCCTCAGATATTCTGATGTCATATCCTGGAAATGATGTAGTGATGATTATTGCTAGGCTGCTGTTTGGGGTTTCGATCATCACCATCTATCCTATAATACTGCTGCTGGGAAG GTCAGTTGTTCTAACTCAAATATTGCGCTTTTGGGAACGACGGGCCATAATAACATCTGTGTTTGAGAGTCGGTGCCGTCTGATTCTAACAATTCTCTGGATCACTGTGACTCTCCTCATCGCCATCTACATACCAGACATGA gGCTGTGTCTCATTTTTGCCATGCAGACAGAGCCTATAAATCACAGGATGAG AGCTCTCTTGACGGGTTGGGGTGTGGTGACCGTCCTTACTGGAGCTTTTATCTTTGGCCAGAGCACATCTATAGCTGTTATGGAGCTGATGCACAAGTTTTAA
- the LOC127961812 gene encoding transmembrane protein with metallophosphoesterase domain has protein sequence MTVSMFGFGRLSAELKVAIASGVVFFSILISRTLLSERVNKNTRASLFRVQFLLFINSLLLIGSLYIWKRVVRRLCGARGASSVPQRCWRLLVLLFLTLVHGSYLCMFFLVDTEPHWLSLLSFSCLGIYVILLFFLFVFGCLTRLRRLLSRNRGGGGGEDAVASGSVSHIVLAMILTAILAVYGLVNAAQPPRVVEVEIPVEKLPESLNGLRLVLLSDIHLGPTVGRSKLQRIVTMVNELNPDVVVIVGDLTDSQVTRLRSAAEPLGQMKAQLGSYFATGNHDYYTADVEGWFELLHSMGIQALHNSHAKVFRPEQTQDWICLAGIDDLEARMLRYPGHGMDVEKALSGCSAESPIILLAHQPHAAKQALQQRPDISLVLSGHTHAGQLFPLTILAFLMNPFFCGLYRVSEHTMVYVTPGTGHYGIPMRIASRSEITNIILKRA, from the exons ATGACGGTCAGTATGTTTGGATTTGGGCGCCTCTCCGCCGAGTTGAAAGTAGCCATCGCATCGGGAgttgtttttttctctattctTATATCCAGAACATTACTCTCAGAGCGGGTGAACAAAAACACTCGCGCTTCGTTGTTTCGGGTTCAGTTTCTCCTCTTCATCAACTCCCTGCTGCTCATCGGCTCTCTCTACATTTGGAAACGCGTGGTGCGGCGGCTGTGCGGAGCCAGGGGTGCATCTTCTGTCCCGCAGAGATGTTGGCGTCTTCTTGTCCTGCTGTTTCTTACTCTGGTGCACGGGAGCTACCTATGCATGTTTTTCCTCGTGGACACTGAACCACACTGGTTATCATTGCTGAGTTTCTCCTGTCTGGGCATTTATGTCATCCTACTGTTCTTCCTGTTTGTTTTTGGCTGCCTTACCCGCCTTCGCAGGCTTCTCTCCCGCaaccgaggaggaggaggaggagaggatgCTGTCGCGAGCGGATCAGTCAGTCATATAGTGCTGGCGATGATATTAACCGCAATACTGGCAGTGTATGGGTTGGTAAATGCAGCCCAGCCTCCACGAGTAGTTGAGGTGGAGATCCCAGTAGAGAAGCTCCCCGAGTCTTTGAACGGGCTCAGGTTGGTGCTTCTGTCCGACATACATCTGGGACCTACAGTAGGCCGCTCCAAACTGCAGCGCATTGTTACTATGGTCAATGAGCTGAACCCAG ATGTGGTGGTGATTGTCGGTGATCTGACTGACTCTCAGGTGACTCGACTGAGGAGCGCTGCAGAACCACTGGGTCAGATGAAGGCTCAACTGGGCTCCTATTTTGCTACAG GCAATCATGACTACTACACTGCTGATGTTGAAGGCTGGTTTGAGCTCTTGCACTCAATGGGGATTCAGGCTCTTCATAACAGCCATGCAAAAGTGTTCCGTCCTGAACAAACACAAGACTGGATTTGCCTTGCTGGCATTGATGACCTTGAGGCCCGCATGCTACG ATACCCTGGCCATGGTATGGATGTTGAGAAAGCTCTCAGTGGCTGCAGCGCAGAGAGTCCCATTATTCTTCTTGCACATCAGCCTCATGCTGCCAAACAGGCCCTCCAGCAACGGCCAGACATCAGTCTGGTACTCTCAG GTCACACACACGCTGGTCAGCTGTTCCCCCTCACCATCCTGGCATTCCTGATGAATCCATTTTTCTGTGGACTCTACCGTGTCTCTGAACACACTATGGTCTACGTCACCCCTGGAACCGGTCATTATGGCATTCCAATGAGAATTGCAAGTCGTTCAGAAATTACAAACATTATATTGAAACGTGCTTGA